In one Nicotiana sylvestris chromosome 8, ASM39365v2, whole genome shotgun sequence genomic region, the following are encoded:
- the LOC138875366 gene encoding uncharacterized protein, which produces MAGGTNAELRQRIEQLEALVGQALEVNGDSSVLARMARLEADYAAIHETTLVEMALVRQEKEELREEVVQLRRELKTVVPRSDERTKLRIPEPKAYGGARSSKELENFLWDMEQYFQAARVEDDDKVIITPMYLTGDAKVWWRTRMAEMESAGLPKIGTWEMLKKELKSQFLPTTSSWLARDGLRRLKQSGTVAEYVKEFSSLMLNVSNMAGEDKLHYFMSGLKGWAQLELRRQNVQCLSTAIAAVDALADRNIGDDPAGTSHSKADGKAREWKKRGKGQAAEDEGFAKNVRQENHNDKERSSKFKGCFTCSGPHLKKDYPVQARVNAILAAEKQ; this is translated from the coding sequence ATGGCTGGTGGCACAAATGCGGAACTGCGTCAAAGGATAGAGCAGTTGGAAGCACTCGTTGGGCAGGCTCTCGAAGTAAATGGCGATTCTTCTGTTCTTGCAAGAATGGCACGGTTAGAGGCAGATTATGCAGCGATACACGAGACAACGCTGGTAGAAATGGCCTTGGTACGCCAAGAGAAGGAAGAACTGCGCGAGGAAGTGGTTCAACTTCGGAGGGAATTGAAAACTGTTGTCCCTAGAAGTGATGAACGCACAAAGTTGAGGATTCCGGAGCCAAAGGCATATGGGGGTGCAAGAAGTTCCAAAGAACTGGAAAATTTCTTATGGGATATGGAGCAGTATTTCCAGGCTGCACGTGTGGAGGATGACGACAAGGTGATAATCACACCAATGTATTTGACTGGTGATGCAAAGGTGTGGTGGCGCACACGAATGGCAGAAATGGAAAGTGCTGGACTGCCCAAGATTGGAACTTGGGAGATGCTGAAGAAGGAATTAAAATCCCAATTCCTTCCAACTACTTCGTCGTGGTTGGCACGAGATGGACTTCGTCGCTTGAAACAAAGTGGTACAGTGGCGGAGTATGTCAAGGAATTTTCATCCTTGATGCTCAATGTAAGTAATATGGCAGGGGAAGATAAGCTGCATTACTTCATGAGTGGGTTGAAGGGTTGGGCGCAATTGGAGTTGAGAAGGCAGAATGTTCAATGCCTCTCTACTGCTATTGCGGCGGTAGATGCGTTGGCTGACCGGAACATAGGTGATGACCCTGCTGGAACTTCGCATTCAAAGGCTGACGGGAAAGCTAGGGAATGGAAGAAAAGAGGGAAGGGGCAAGCTGCCGAAGATGAGGGCTTTGCCAAGAATGTGAGACAAGAGAATCACAACGACAAAGAAAGGAGCAGCAAGTTCAAAGGCTGCTTCACTTGTAGTGGACCGCACTTGAAGAAGGACTATCCAGTGCAGGCTAGGGTGAATGCTATTCTGGCTGCAGAGAAACAGTAA